Proteins from one Bos indicus x Bos taurus breed Angus x Brahman F1 hybrid chromosome 19, Bos_hybrid_MaternalHap_v2.0, whole genome shotgun sequence genomic window:
- the LOC113877872 gene encoding RAD52 motif-containing protein 1-like isoform X2, which translates to MAELVPFAVPTGSDKTLLVWELSSGPTAEALQHSLFTVFSQFGLLYSVRVFPNAAVAGPGFYAVIKFYSARDAHRAQKACNQKQLFQKSPVKIRLGTQHKAVQHNALALNSSRCQELANYYFGFNGWSKRIIKLQDLSDPEEETENEDMVAPLQRQSLKFFCALEVVLPSYECRSPGVGMAEEPLDNLEEGPLSLLMKRKKTQKLAIQKAMTDAFQKLQIVVLGQLLFPEAVWPRGGRMPLRLQL; encoded by the exons ATGGCGGAGTTGGTACCTTTTGCGGTTCCCACAGGGAGTGACAAAACCTTGCTTGTGTGGGAACTGAGCTCTGGACCCACGGCCGAGGCCTTGCAA CATTCTCTGTTCACAGTCTTCTCCCAGTTCGGCCTTCTGTATTCGGTCCGAGTCTTCCCAAACGCAGCCGTGGCCGGTCCTGGATTTTATGCCGTCATCAAGTTTTATTCAGCGAGGGATGCTCACAGAGCCCAAAAGGCATGCAACCAGAAGCAGCTTTTCCAGAAATCTCCAGTGAAG ATTCGTCTTGGCACCCAACATAAGGCAGTTCAACACAACGCCCTTGCCCTAAACAGCTCCAGATGCCAAGAATTGGCAAATTACTACTTTGGTTTCAATGGATGGTCAAAAAGGATCATCAAG CTtcaggatctttctgaccctgaaGAAGAAACGGAAAATGAAGATATGGTGGCACCTCTTCAGAGGCAAAGCCTGAAGTTCTTCTGTGCTTTAGAGGTGGTGTTGCCATCCTATGAGTGCAGAAGTCCAGGAGTTGGCATGGCTGAGGAACCTTTGGATAACTTGGAAGAag GGCCATTATCACTCcttatgaaaaggaagaaaacccaGAAGCTTGCTATTCAGAAGGCTATGACGGATGCATTCCAGAAACTGCAGATTGTGGTTTTAG GTCAGCTGCTTTTCCCGGAAGCCGTGTGGCCAAGGGGAGGAAGAATGCCTCTCAGACTTCAGCTTTGA
- the LOC113877872 gene encoding RAD52 motif-containing protein 1-like isoform X1 — protein sequence MAELVPFAVPTGSDKTLLVWELSSGPTAEALQHSLFTVFSQFGLLYSVRVFPNAAVAGPGFYAVIKFYSARDAHRAQKACNQKQLFQKSPVKIRLGTQHKAVQHNALALNSSRCQELANYYFGFNGWSKRIIKLQDLSDPEEETENEDMVAPLQRQSLKFFCALEVVLPSYECRSPGVGMAEEPLDNLEEGPLSLLMKRKKTQKLAIQKAMTDAFQKLQIVVLESGKIAVAYRSCEEVTDARTEEELQDLIQVSCFSRKPCGQGEEECLSDFSFEEQEFTVPELD from the exons ATGGCGGAGTTGGTACCTTTTGCGGTTCCCACAGGGAGTGACAAAACCTTGCTTGTGTGGGAACTGAGCTCTGGACCCACGGCCGAGGCCTTGCAA CATTCTCTGTTCACAGTCTTCTCCCAGTTCGGCCTTCTGTATTCGGTCCGAGTCTTCCCAAACGCAGCCGTGGCCGGTCCTGGATTTTATGCCGTCATCAAGTTTTATTCAGCGAGGGATGCTCACAGAGCCCAAAAGGCATGCAACCAGAAGCAGCTTTTCCAGAAATCTCCAGTGAAG ATTCGTCTTGGCACCCAACATAAGGCAGTTCAACACAACGCCCTTGCCCTAAACAGCTCCAGATGCCAAGAATTGGCAAATTACTACTTTGGTTTCAATGGATGGTCAAAAAGGATCATCAAG CTtcaggatctttctgaccctgaaGAAGAAACGGAAAATGAAGATATGGTGGCACCTCTTCAGAGGCAAAGCCTGAAGTTCTTCTGTGCTTTAGAGGTGGTGTTGCCATCCTATGAGTGCAGAAGTCCAGGAGTTGGCATGGCTGAGGAACCTTTGGATAACTTGGAAGAag GGCCATTATCACTCcttatgaaaaggaagaaaacccaGAAGCTTGCTATTCAGAAGGCTATGACGGATGCATTCCAGAAACTGCAGATTGTGGTTTTAG AAAGTGGTAAAATAGCTGTGGCGTATAGATCCTGTGAAGAGGTCACAGATGCtagaactgaagaggaactacaggATTTAATTCAA GTCAGCTGCTTTTCCCGGAAGCCGTGTGGCCAAGGGGAGGAAGAATGCCTCTCAGACTTCAGCTTTGAGGAGCAAGAGTTCACAGTGCCAGAACTGGACTAG